In Odontesthes bonariensis isolate fOdoBon6 chromosome 6, fOdoBon6.hap1, whole genome shotgun sequence, one genomic interval encodes:
- the ccnh gene encoding cyclin-H, protein MFHNSSQSKHWTFRSEDEVEKMRCRANEKFRNRTMQSGKPGVSESVFLERHEEDALFRHYERRLLDFCNAFKPAMPKSVVGTAIMYFRRFYVNNSIMEYHPRIIMLTCAYLSCKVDEFNVSSTQFVGNLLQETPAGQEKVLEQILEFELLLIQQLNFHLVVHNPYRPMEGLLIDLKTRYPTLENPESLRKSADDFLTQASMTDAGLLFSPSQIALTAILNSASRAGLSMESYLTECLGLKEDKETLSKMYDLMRRMKTLLKKYELPKSDEVNTYKQKLERIHAQYNSSSNKRKRGYEEDDHVAKEPRLVEEEWTDEDFM, encoded by the exons ATGTTCCACAACAGCTCACAGAGTAAACACTGGACCTTCAGAAGTGAAGATGAAGTTGAGAAGATGAGGTGCAGAGCCAATGAGAAATTCCGCAACAGGACAATGCAGAGCGGGAAG CCTGGAGTGAGTGAGTCCGTGTTCTTGGAGCGTCATGAGGAAGACGCTTTATTCCGACATTATGAGAGGAGGCTGCTGGACTTCTGCAACGCTTTCAAGCCAGCGATGCCAAAGTCTGTGGTG GGTACAGCCATCATGTACTTCAGGAGATTCTACGTGAACAACTCCATAATGGAGTATCACCCCAGGATTATCAT GCTGACGTGTGCATATCTGTCCTGCAAAGTGGACGAGTTCAATGTGTCCAGCACCCAGTTTGTGGGAAATCTTCTGCAGGAGACCCCAGCGGGACAGGAGAAGGTTCTAGAGCAAATCTTGGAGTTTGAGCTGCTGCTAATCCAGCAGCTCAACTTCCACCTGGTGGTCCACAACCCCTACAGACCCATGGAGGGTCTGCTCATCGATCTCAAG ACTCGATATCCTACTCTGGAGAACCCAGAATCACTGAGGAAGAGTGCCGATGACTTTCTGACTCAGGCATCCATGACAGATGCTGGACTGCTATTTTCCCCCTCCCAGATCGCTCTGACTGCTATACTGAACAGTGCTTCAAGAGCTGGTCTCAGCATGGAGAG TTACCTGACTGAATGCTTGGGACTGAAAGAGGACAAGGAGACTCTCTCAAAGATGTACGACTTAATGAGAC GGATGAAAACCCTCCTTAAGAAGTATGAACTTCCCAAATCAGACGAGGTCAACACGTACAAACAAAAGCTGGAGAGGATCCATGCTCAATATAACAGCTCAAGCAA CAAACGAAAGCGAGGATACGAGGAAGACGACCATGTCGCTAAAGAACCACGCTTGGTTGAAGAG GAATGGACCGATGAAGACTTCATGTGA